The stretch of DNA GAGTTGTAAAAGGTAGGATAAATATTGTTACTTGTCTTAAGGTATAATCGAGTATATACTGAGTATCGTTTCTATAAGGGACTTTAGTTTACGATAAAACGATGATTATACCTTATGATAGAATGAATATTGGTAAACAGATAAATAAGAAATAAGATGATAAAGAAATATTTATATCTTCTCTTGGCACTCCCATTAGTGGCATTGTCATTTCAGTCATGTATAAAAGACGAGTCTTATGGTCCTTCTGGCAATTCGTCTAAGTTGTCATTGGCACAGGACCTACAGGAGAAATATACCCTTAATAGATGGGATACATTGAAGGTTTCGCCTAATGTCGTACAGACAAATGAGCAAAAGAAGGTTGACTATGAGTGGGAAGTAAATGGTAAGGTTGTATCGACCGATGCCTCTCTTAAATATGTTTGTAAGGACTTTGGTTCTTTCCCTTGTCGATTAAAGGTGAGCAATGGGGATAATATTCAATATTATGAGTTTGGACTCAATGTACAATACTCTTATGTTGATGGTCTTTACATATTAGCAAGCAATAGCGGAAAGACAATCGTTTCTTATCTGCCAGAGGAAGGAAGTACAAAGACTTTCGACTTAGATGTTCTGCAAAAGAATAACCCAAGCATTGATTTCACAGGCGAACCTAAGGGAATTGATTATGCGTTAGCACGTGATAACAAGACTCCGCTCTTGTTTGTTGCTGTAGGAAATCCAAGTACTATTTATGAGTTTGATGGTAATCTGATGAATATGCGCTTCACTACTAATAGTACAGGTGATGTTACATATCTTAGAAAGAGTGCCTTGACATATCCTAAGTCAATGCTGACAATGGTAAATCATGTACCAAACCGATTGACACTCTCAGAGACAACACCCTTCAACTTAGGTAATTCTATCAAGGATGCTTTAGGTTCTGACATATCTTTAGCTGATGCTGCTACACCTTGGAAGCAACAAGACTTACGTTATGTACAAGGCTACGTAATGTTTGATAATGCTGAAGGACGATTGATCGCACAAAAGGTACAGGCTACAGGTAAGGTGCCTGTTGAGTTATTAAAGGGGAAGTTCACGGGTGAAACACTTGTTGGTATGGGACCTGTTGACAACGAGCGTAACATCGTTTTACTCACATGGAATGCTACTTCATCAAAGTTTAAGTGCTATTATATCTTCCCAGGCTTCTATCCTTCTACAGCTACTAAGGTTGAGGCAGCAGTTGTAAAAGATGAAGCTGTTGTACCAGCTACTGCGGGTTTGACCACACAATCAGTTGTACGCGTATCTGCAGAGAAGAACTTAGTTTACTATTCTGCTGGTAATAAGCTGTATGCTTACAACGTATTGTCTGGTGGTAATTTCCCACAAAGCGCATTAACAACCTTTGGAGATGCCAGTGAGACTATCGCTGATATGCTCATCTTAGAAGGAAGCAATAAACTTTATGTAGCTACAAACGCGGCTTCAGGTCAGCTTGTGGGAAGCATTTACTGTTTTGATATGAACGAAAACAAATTGCTTTGGGCGAAAAAGAATATTACTGGACGTATCAAGAGCATTACATACAGACAATAATGAACGTGGCATGTAAGGAGATTACATGCCACATTCAAACCATAATTCCGACATGAAAACAAACAATATAATGGTAACACTGCGCACAATAGGAATAGGCTTATTACTATTGTGCGTTAATGTTAGGGCTTTTGCCGATGATAAAAAAGGCGACGAAGACAAAAAAGCTAAGAAGGAAACAAAATACGATAAACTATTTAAGGACAAGAAGAAGGAAACTGCAAGTAGTAAGTTTATCACTGTACATAAGAGTGATGGGAAACTTTACTTGGAGGTCCCTGTTAAATACTTGCATAAAGAGATGTTGTTGGGTGGTGGTATCTCCTCAACAACAGACCCAACCTATCTGACCATTGGTACAAAGAGTTTCACTCCTTTGCATTTCTTCTTCGAAGTTCAAGACAGCAGCTTGGTGATGAAGACACCTAACAGTGTGGTTTATTCAGATGGTAGTGCAAGCGCTGAGATGCAAGATGCCTTGAAGATTAGCTATCGTGACCCAGTCTTGATGGGCTTTAAGATTGCTGCTTACAACAATGATAGTTCGGCTATCGTGATAGATGCAACAGATCTCTTGGCACGTCCTAACAGTATGTTACCCATTATTCCAAAGAAGTCGGGTGATTTAGCATTGTCAGCTTCGCCTAAGAGCGAAATGTCTTATGTTAGAACGATTAAGAGTTTTGATCGTAATATAACGATAAACGTTGATTTCAACTATCTACTCACTGCCTCACTCATGTCTTTACCAGTTGCGAGTGAGATTCCAACGACCGTAGGTGT from Prevotella scopos JCM 17725 encodes:
- a CDS encoding PKD-like domain-containing protein, translating into MIKKYLYLLLALPLVALSFQSCIKDESYGPSGNSSKLSLAQDLQEKYTLNRWDTLKVSPNVVQTNEQKKVDYEWEVNGKVVSTDASLKYVCKDFGSFPCRLKVSNGDNIQYYEFGLNVQYSYVDGLYILASNSGKTIVSYLPEEGSTKTFDLDVLQKNNPSIDFTGEPKGIDYALARDNKTPLLFVAVGNPSTIYEFDGNLMNMRFTTNSTGDVTYLRKSALTYPKSMLTMVNHVPNRLTLSETTPFNLGNSIKDALGSDISLADAATPWKQQDLRYVQGYVMFDNAEGRLIAQKVQATGKVPVELLKGKFTGETLVGMGPVDNERNIVLLTWNATSSKFKCYYIFPGFYPSTATKVEAAVVKDEAVVPATAGLTTQSVVRVSAEKNLVYYSAGNKLYAYNVLSGGNFPQSALTTFGDASETIADMLILEGSNKLYVATNAASGQLVGSIYCFDMNENKLLWAKKNITGRIKSITYRQ